GGGCCGGAGAAATAATGTATGAATCAGGGAAACCAGTTGATTGTAAACACAAGTCACAGTGACTGCTAATGGCCTCGAGCCACACATGTGATTGCTCCAGTACCCCAGAAGGAGCCAGTCCAAAAACAGTCTGATTGGTTCAGAGGCTTGTGAGCCTGCAAGACTGTAAATGATTACACACTAGGGGCCTGGGCTTGGAGCACTAGCCATTCGTTaacacagagagagcacagaggcGAATGCCCTGGCTTTGCCCGTTAGTTTACCGTTTGAAACAGCGCTGTCCTGCCCTCAGGAGGGGcctcgggggggggggcagatggTAGAGGGAGGGATACACTGTTTGATAAATGACCAGACACCCTAACAACTACCGTTCAGTGAGTCAAATGAAGGTGTCAGTTTCACTGTTTTATTGTGCGAACTTATGGGTGTCGCCTCCTGTGCCCTGGAGTACAGCGAGTTCTATCATCAGAAACCTAACGGGAACAGCCCATCTTCAGGCTAAATGGAGAGGAAGCAGAGTTGAACCAAAGCagtaaggagaagagagaaacaatagTCCAACCTTGTGAGAAGACTGAGATGGCTCGGTCAGGAATTACACAAATCCAGCCGACTGAGTCCATTTTTAGGATATGGGCAAACCCTCTCACTAAGCCTCCAGCCTGTCTCAGTGTAGAAAACACATGGACAGGTCTCAGTCAGCCAATTGTCAAGTGATAACGCACGAAAGCCTGGAGTCATTAAAAGAAAGGTAAATCTGTTCAACACAACCGGTTTAAGAATGTACAAGAAAAAAATGCTACTGCATCCAAGCAACCGAACCATTACAAACCGGGAACAGTTCGAGGTGACCGTTACAGGTCTGACTTAGTGTCTAGGGACTCCTTCCCTGCCGAGGCTGGATAAACGGAACTTCACCCGAAAACCGTATTGAGGTCTTTTTTGCCTCTCTGCATGGTGTTATTTTGGTAGCAGGAAAGcaataaaaatggggaaaggggaataaATGGGGACTTAACGTTTGTCCTTCCATTAAAAAACAATCTTGCTCGCCAGCTCAGATGCACACGAGGGCCGTTCAGTCGGCCTGGCTCTTTTTGATGACTCTCTGCGGGTCGTGGCTCCTGACCAGCATCTTCTCCAGCCGCTGGCAGTGTTCACGAAGCTGCTTCTCCCGGGGCAGGAGGAAGGTGAGGACCTTGTTGCGAACTATGCCGcggtcctcctcctccctcagccgcTGCTTCACTCGCGCTGCCTGTTCCTCCTGCTGTGCCAGAACCCCGCTCATCTGGCAGAAGGCGTCCTCCAAGTATCGGATGGCCTTCAGCGcctccttcttgaagtcctccagctcCGCTTGCACCGCGGTCACTTTCTGCTGCAGGATCTCCAAGTCGGCCGGCAGAGGGAGATAGGAGGGCCATGATTGAGACAGGGAAAGGTCCCCAGACTGGAGCCCACTCTCTACCATCTTCTTGCCCTGTAAGGTATTCACCTTCATAAGAATGGACCCTGCCTGAAAGAGGGCTTCCATTATCTCCTTCTGCAGAGAGGAAGCCAAGAAACTGAGTCCAAGAGATGTTTGGGGGACTAGAGGCACTATCATTTGAAGTGGATAGACCGCGACTCATTATGACATCAAGACCCTTCAGCCAATCAGAAGGAAAGCCCCAGTTCACTATTTTGCATATTGTAGCGTTTTGGGTTGGTAACCTACAGTTTTACGTGCGCTTCCCCAAGTCTCCTGAAATGAAGCTTCTCAATAATTCGTCACCCTGTCAGAAGAACTAGAGTTCAAGCGTTCCTTTAACCCCAAGAGGAAGCCAAATCCGAGGGAGTGGAGAAAACTGGCCAAGTCAAGGCAAGCCAGGTCGGGTTCACTGGCTGCCAAGAGTGAGCAGCTCCCACCCAATAAGGCGCATGGATGATTTTATGGCCTGGTGTCGGCTTCTTTCAGCCTGACCAATAGAACAAAGGCATTCTAAGAAGTAACGGCTGGTTTTCTTAAGCTGTAAGATGCTAAAGGAGTAATCCGATCCCAAATCCATATTCCTGCAGTGGCTAGACGATGTCAGATTGCATAGATGATCTACTTGTTGTGATAAACATGTTTGCTCTTGAAGGGTGGTCCACAGACTTGTCTGTAGGATAAAAATGAGCCATTcagggtcggggatttagctcagtggtagagcgtttgcctagcaagcgcaaggccctgggttcggtccccagctccgaaaaaaagaaaaaagaaaaatgagccaTTCATATTTATTCAGTTAAAGCTTCCTGAGTGCTCGCTGGGTTCTGGAACTAGGGAATGAGCCTAAGTACTATTTCCCAACATTCCTGGAGGGTGGCAAGTAAGAGGAGTGTGTATACGGGTAAACCTTGTGGGTCTGCCTGGTTACTCTAACAGAGGCAAATGTTTGTAGCCACAAGCggcttggtggagaacaagacgGCCTTTGCATATTGTAGTCTCTTGCCCAGACCTCCTACTAGGATTCCAAACATAAACATCTCCCTAACAACCAGCCCGGAAGCCAATCCATCTAGAGCTAGATAAATTACATCTTCACTCAAACTGGTTCCTACTCTGCCATCCTACCAATGACTCTACCTGAGACAGCAGCCACAGTAGCATCTAGTGCCAAGGTTTAAATGTCTGTCCCTTTCCCAAGGCATTTTGAAATTCTGTCATCCTATCAGTATTGAGAAGTGAGGGgctttctgaggcagagtctatCAGATGGGTGGTGCCATTTCTAGAATGGGTTCATTATCATAATAATCTCTGCTTGaccccttttctgtttctcttgccaCCTTCCCCTTCCTGCAACGGGTACTTTCCATATAGGAAGACATAGCATGAGTCTCCTCGCCAGACCCCAGCTCCTTGATTTTAGACTTCCCAACTTCTGGAATTACAGAACTGTAGGGAAACACatgttttgctgctgttttgttgaTCTCTTAGCCTCTGATACTTTATTTTGTCACTGCAGAACAACACAGAGTAAGCTCCCCGGAATCGAGCTAGACTCTGTCACTTCCAAGTGACTTCAAAGACTGTTAGGTCTCTAGGCAACCTATCACCCGCCTTCCCGCACTGGAGTCCAGGCTTCACCACTTAGAAGCAATGTCTCATTAGTGAATCACCTTACCCCCTGGAGcccctgtttccttctctgagttTTCGAGAGCTGTGGTATACAGCTCTCTGGGAGAGAAAATCTCTGATGTGAAGCTGCAACCAATCTCCACAGGTTAAATACTCCCAGCAAGGATAGTTTCAAGCTCCCAACTTGCTGTCCCGGAAGTGAAAAACCATGTGAGCCCTCCTCAGCCTGGATAAGTCAACTCTAGCACAGAAGGGCCCATGGGTCTGCTGCCTTCTTCTCTGAGATGTCCATTAAATATCTAGTGGCCTCAAGTAATCATCAGAAGGGGGTATGTTGTAGGGACAGTTGTAGCTAAAAGAAGGTGAAATTTTGAATCACAAGCATCTCTAATTACTGAGAAGGAACGTTGAATGGGAAGAGTGGTTACTTTTCTGGGAGTCAGGAAAGCTAGAGTCGGAAGCTGCTGGGTGGCCCTAGGTCAGTCGCCTCCCCTTGCTGAGCCTGTCCCCCCCACTGTGGCGTGAGAGATGGGAGATAAGGGTGTTCAAAGGCCCCACGAGGCCTtccataccaccaccaccccaattCTCCTTTTGTCTCATAACTGTTAACCTGGTTCTACTGTCCACTTAGGCACAGTAAACTCTGACAGATTTTGTGTTCCTCAACCTGTTGTTTACCCTCAAACGTCCTGTCTGCTACCCCCGCACACAATGGCACTCAGATGATGGGAAGAAATGGAATTTTGGTCCATAGGTGGCTCTCAGACGCCAGGCACCCCTAACTTTTCTGCTGACACATTGACACCTACTGGCCTTCAGAGAAATGGCAGCCTCAAAATTCCACCTAAGAGCgggtggggatgggaagggaagggaacagcAAGGGGGGTGTGGGGTATTTAACTAGAGGCATGTGCCTGTTGGATTCTCCATCAATAAATATTTCCCATACTAGTGAAAAGGAGAATGAAGTGGTGTGTCTCTTCTGGTCTCATCCTCTGCTATCTCTCTCCTGCTTCcggcctctccctctctgtctcctctcattcTTGGTCACTTTGTTTCACACAGGGAATGGCAGAAGTCACAGTTGTCGCTGTGACAGGAAAGTGGAAAGGCCAGTCCCGAGACAGCATTTCCTCAGTTCCTCTGAAGCTGCTGAATAAGGTGCCAATGTGCTTCCCAGGAACACAGGGAAGATGACGTCATAGTCCCCTTTTCCTAGGAGTCACAGGGAACTGAAAGCTAGTGCCATCACCAAGGCCTAGTGGCCTCCTGAGCCTTCGGGGCCACAGCTCACATTGGATCTGCACATTCTCAATGTTCCCCTGTGCCAGGAAGTCCCACATCAGGCCTGGCCTTGCATTCTACCAGCCTTCCCATAGGTCTTAGGGATCAGGACTGCTgatctgttttcctttcaaaatatcAAGAGAAAGAAACTTAGACCCAATAAAGCATCCATGGCCTGGAATTCTATCGTGAGGATGTCCTGGCCCCAGTCTCTTTCAATTTGTCATAGCTTTCCTATGACTCAAGAAGCCAAGGAGACACGAGGGATGGGGCAACATAACAGAGACCCAGGCAACCTTACACCACTCTGAGAGTCTAGCTCCGTCAGAAGGACTTTTAGATGATATGCCTTAAAGCAagggttttcaacctgtggggaTTGAATGACCCTAAGGCCACTGGAAGAAATGCTTACTCTGCAATCCATAAGTGTCACCTCTGTCAATTGTGTAAACCCCATTCCTTTGGGAATTTGAATGCCCACACCCATCTCTCCTTGTCACCTTGTAAAGCTACAAAATCCTAAGAAACTGAGAACTTCTTGTGTCCTGCTAAAATGGGATCCCCAGCCATTTTTAACCCATAGTTGACTCTAACCCAACCACAGTGAGTTTCTAAGCCAAAGTAGACTCACACAATCATACTTCTCTTCCTGGACTGGACTCAAGCCAGTTCCCCTGATACACAGGCCTCCCGATATTGGAACCAACTGGGGATTCATGCTCAAGCAAAGAGGACAGGCAACCAGCCATATCTTCCATGAAGGGTaggtgtatttttttaatatttattttatatgagtacactgtagctgacttcagacacaccagaagagggcatcggatcccattacagatggttgtgagccaccatgtggttgctggaaactgaattcaggacctctgagagaacagtcagtgctcttaactgctgagccctctctccagcccaggtgagTGTATTTTTAAGAGAAGACCTTGCTTAATCCTCAGATGAACTGTTATGTCACCTTTCAGGCAGTGTCTACCGCTCTTCGTCCCCAAGGAAAACAATGCTGGGAGAAACAGCTTCCAGGGCAATACAGCATTCACCCAAAGAGCTTGTGAGCAGCTCTCCCTAGAAGAGGGGACAGCTGTGGCTTCTAGCCACTCTTTTCCCAGAATCCCCCGACCCTGTCTCTCTCATGATGGTTATACTGTCCTAGGTGAGGTCACTATAGAAACAGGTCTTCTAGCCAGCCTttacccatctatccattcatccttccatccatctatccacctcatccactcatccatccacccattcatccttccacccacccatctgtctaCCTCGTCATCTAGCTGCATATACGACACAATCCATCGAGTGCTTACCCTGTGTTCTCAGGGCTAGGTAATGATTGCTCAAGAGGAAAAACAAGACATGGGAGGCCTAGCTCAGCATCTAAACAATAAAGTAAGTGACCAACACATAAGGCCGAGGGGCTAGCGCCAGATCCCTGAAGGACAAAGCAAAGGAGGTTTGGGAAGTCCTCGAGCTCAGCAATCTGATAGATTTGTGAGGCAAAGCCTTGAGGTGAGGTGAGAATGCTGGGAGCTGGAGATAATGTTCTAGGAGACAGGTGTGGGGGCAGGAATGGCTCAGAAGAACCAAAGGAAGCCTGAGCTGGCTGTGTGGCCAgaagcaagcagcagcagcagcaggaagaggaggcagcagtGAGGGAGGGCACAGGGAGGCCGTGTGAGGGCCATGCCGGGCTGCTGTGGCTCTCTCTCGGTAGTTTCCAGCTCTGCAGCTGGGCCATGAGAACAAGAGtggagtaggggtggggatgaggaTGAAGACTAAGACTTGGTGCTGTTCACCATGATTAATTAACCCAGTGCCAGAACCCCCAAGGCATGGTGCTAAAAATACCTGCTTCCCTCTGAGACGAGGCAGCTGCCACCCAGCAACTTTTAGCCATGCCATTTGTCATAATTTGACACCGCTAAGGAGCGTCCACGGGGCTGTGTCTCTGCGAGGATCGGACTTGTCCAGAGCTCACCAGCCAGCTGGTCCTCAGAACCCACCCATGGCACATGTCTCGAGTCTCGTTTCCCTGTCTCCGAGCCCTGCCTGAGCCGCATCTGGATGTGACTGGCACCTGCCTGCTGCTCACTCCCttaggagggaggagagaccTGCCTCCAGAGGTGTAAGCCAACATGCATTCGCACGTGCATCCTGGGATGCTGTGTTTCACACCGCTGCAGCCCTGCACCTCGGATTGCAGCCATCTATCAGAAACCTTGCCAGCCCAGGGCGgcactttaattaaaatatgtaaaacacgCTGGTGGGAGTTGGCTCTGAACACACAGGAGCCGGCCTTCGACAGAAGTTGGTGCAGGCCAACCCAGCTTGGAACTGGCTCTTCTCCAGCCAGGGAGGGTAGGGCTGCCAGGAGGGCCCTCCTGAAGGTTGTGGGCAGTGAGGTCTGTCTGAGACACGGCATGCTCTGGAGCACGGAACCTGGGAAAGAAAGTCTGTTCAGAAGAGAGCTGTAGCAAGTCCAGTAGTTCTACCTCAAGTTGGGAATGTGTGACACCAGCTACTAGTATGGGGAACTATAATATTCCATTCTCAGTTTCAATAATTTTCTTAAGACGGTTGTAAAGaataacatatttatataaacttttttccccttttgagacagggtttctttgtgtatagatgtggctgtcctggaactcattctgtggaccaggtaaccttgaactcagagacctgcctgcctctgcctctgcctcctgagtgctgggattaaaagcgtgtggaACCAACATCTGACaatataaacttttttaaaaaagatttatttattttatgtatatgagtacactgtagctatcttcagacacagcagaagagggcatcagatcccattacagatggttgtgagccaccatgtggttgctgggatttgaactcaggacccctggaagagcaatcagtgctcttaaccactgatccatctctccagcccattataAACTTTTTTAATGCAGCACCagggattttaaatttttttatttattatattttgtgtatgggtattttgcctgtgtatacATCTATACACCTACCTTGTGGGTACCTGTtgcccactgaagccagaagaaggtattggatcctttagaactggggttatagacacTTTTGAGTTGTTTTAgaaattgaaccttggtcctctgtaagagcagcatgtgttcttaaccactgagccatctctccagccttaacaATGAGGATTCAACCCAGGGTCTCATACATACCACTGACCGGATCCCtagccctttctctctcctgtcccccactgccttgtgtgtgtgtgtgtgtgtgtgtgtgtgtgtgtgtgtgtgtgtgtgtgtgtattcgtagATATATAAGCCAGAGGACTCCAGTGTTGCTCCTCAGAAGCTGCCCACCTTGTTTTTGAACTgcggggtctctcactgggctGGGGCTGCCAAGTAGACTATGCtagctgaccagtgagccccaggaacctgcctgtgtctgtctcccagcTTTTTAACATAGCCCTGGGGTTTGAACTAAGTTCTcaggcttgtgaggcaagcacttgttgattgagccatctccctagacacaccccctcctccccttctctagcTTTCTATTTTGAGTCAGGATGTCACTAAGAaatgggctggtcttgaactctgtagTACAGACAGTTCTTGAACTTGTGGTCTTCCCGCCATGGCCTCCATAGTTGATGAAATTCTTCAAGACATTTCAGCTTTCCAGAACTCTACACCTTCCCAAATGGGCTCCAGACTTTGCTGTCTGCTGAGGAAGAGTGGTAGAGTCTGTATCACATAAGGCGAAAACAAGCAAACTTTTTATgcaaaaatcaggaaaaaaaatttttttaggtCAGAATTTTCACACCAACTTCTTAATCAGGAAGTGCCACGTTTGTACATTgtttaaaacatcatttaaatCTGCTTTTCCATCGTTAAGGAAGTTCACGTTAGTACTGAAAAGCCAAACCGTCCCGGAGCATCCTGGACCGCCCCCTGACCCGagttcagcctgggctgcattttCTGTACAATCGTGTGGACTCTGGAGCACGGAGGGATCTAGGGCTGGGGAGGCAAGCTGGATTCTGAGCCCCAGCTCTAGATCTGTGACAAAAATAGAAAAGCCCTAGAAGATATTCagcgtctggaagagcagtaaccTGCAGGGGCGTGACCGGAAGCCTATTTCTGCAGAGTTGCAGGAAATAAGAGGTACGGCACAGCCAGCCTCCGCTCTGCCCACTCCCGGCTATCCCAAGGGGAGCAAAGAGGAAGGAGCCCACAAGTTCTAAACCAATTcacggcaaaaaaaaaaaaaaagccagtagaCAAGTCCTCCAAACAGGAGCAGCTTTCTGGTGGCCAGAGCTACCGTTTGCAGGTTGTGGTGTCAGGCTGAACTACACAGAGTATAAAAACCAAAGCCCCTCCCTCCTGGGTTACTCAACTGTCTGCCTCGTAAGGCAGGAGATGACTGGTGACAGGAATCAGGGCCTGCTGGCCGCTCCAGACAGAGCAGCTTTGATAACCTGGAAAACTCCAGACACCAGTACTCCTAATGATGAGTAATGAGCCGGAACCTAGGAAAGTTACGCAGCACCGCTACACACGCCCTGCTCCCACAGAAGTCAGAGTCTGGATCTGGGCCAGGAAGATGGGTATAGTCTTCCAGCATCTGGGGGAGGAGCTTGTTTCCACTCCCACTCCTGACCAACCTGGTCCTGCAGCGAGAGGTTCCTAGACTTCAGCCCTTGGCTCTTTTAAAGGTTGCTCTGGGTCTCCCGGGGGCCAGAATTTGTCTTTGTATCATTCAGGAATACAGAACGCAAAGGCAGAGCAGTCAGAAGTTTAAGACCACTTAGTTACATAGTGATTAAAGGGCTGTCcaaatgagacacacacacacacacacacacacacacacacacgcacgcacgcacgcacgcacgcacgcatgcacatgcacaccaatATAGCCTCATTcgttcatttactcattcattcatagatATATTCATAGATATATTGAATGTTCAAATACAGCTGAGCCTGAATGGGGCTTCTTATCCTGAGATATTTTCAACCTACTGACAGTACACTCTAAAGCTCAATATCAGACTGTAATGGGGGACTTTAAAAGAAAGGCCTGCAAGGTGTCGAATCATCCACAGGAGAGGACTCCAGGTTAGTCTGTCTTCTGGCAACAGAGACCAGAAGTAAAGCATGAAATCCAAAGATCCAGGGCCACACTAGGCTCGGGGTTCAATCAGACTCTGGGAGCATTCCCAGTCTTAAGTTGTACCTACAGCTCTTCCTCCATGTTCCCCTCCTGCCACGATATTAGTGGGGCATGGATGTGTTGACCTagggtgtcctttgctttatggAAACAAGCCTAGAGATCCTTACCGGTCACCCTGGAATCACCTTGGAAGAGAGTTAAGTATAGCTCAGGTCTAGGTCTCACCTCCAAGAAAATAAGTCAGGAGGTTTGGTAGTAGAGTGGAGCTAAAATAGTCAGTTACGTGGTCTTCTCAGAACTAAAGAGATTCCAGGATGACTTCAAACACTGGGACAGTTCTGGGAAAACCAGGACGAGTTGGTCCCGTAGCTCGAGCATGCATTGCAGCCTTTATCCTTCGTTCCTCCAGCATAGAATGTCGATTTTAATCCAATACCGTACAAAGGGAGAAGTGAGGTGAGCGTTAccgtcttctctccctcttctttacGGTGGCCACACCGTGATCAGCTGCCTTGTGCTTCCCTCCTGTGCCAGGTACACTTaataaacccaaaacaaacccTCTTTGCTTGAGTGGCTTTTGTCCAGTATCTTAGCACAGCCATAAGCAAAGTCCTTAAGGGCTGAGgcgacagctcagttggtaaagtcaTCCTTAAATCAGAGGTACTGCGTGTGAGCCACAGaatgtatgtttaaaaaaacCCCAGATGTGGTAGTGCGTTTGAGATCCCAGTGCTCTGTATGCAGAGACAAGAGCCCTGGGGTTTGCTGGTTGGCCTAGCCTACTTAATGAGttcaaaaccaaacagacaaaacaacacCAAGGCTAtgttctggccttcacacatacagacacacagacacagacacacagacacacacacacacacacacacacacacacacacacacatgggtgggGGAGAAAGGTATGCAAATAATATCAACACCTAATGATAGGGTTGGCGAGACAGCTCAGAGGACAAGAGTGCCTGCTATGAAGGCAACagaccctgagttcaaaccctaagcacccacataaaagctgggcacagtcaCCCATGTCCATAACTGGGGGACAGGAATGGGCAGGTCCTGAGCTCCTCTGCTCAGTCAACTAGATGAAATGGTGAGTCCTGGTTCAATGAGAGTCTGGCTCAAGACATAAGGTAAAGTTGGGTGTGGTGCCAGCATTTGGCAGttagaggcatgcagatctctgtgaactcgaggccagcctgatctacacggtaagttctaggacagccagagccacatagagagactttgtctcaaaaaaacaaaaattaaacaaaagaagaaataaggtggagagtaatAGAAAAAGACATCTGACATCCTCCTCTAGGCTCCACATGCAAACATGTGAACATcacctgaacacacatgcacgcacgtgtatgcacgcacacatacacacatatcatatatactcacacacatatgcacacattcacacacacacactcatatacccacagtacacacactcacagataccctacacatatgtacacatatacacactcacacaccccacccacatatactcacacacatacactcacacgcatactcacacactcacactcatacacacactcacatgcccaAACGtgtacacattctcacacacatactcatgcacatacacacatatacacactcacagacatacttacacacacatacacacaatacacactcaacatatacactcacacatatacacacatatacacattcatacacccacactcacagattcactcacatacacatttacacatacacacatatacatactcatacacccacactcacagagattcactaaaatacacacacgtatacacttgcacacatacacacatatacacactcatacacgcacactcacacatatccaCAGGATAATGATCATCCCCCATGTCACCTTTGGGATCCTTTCTCCCAGAACGATCAGCATTTCATATCtgccctgtgattttttttctttccagcgGGAACACTGAAACGATCAGACAGGGAGCATCAcagagagaataataataatttattaggGATAAATGACGAGctgccaggcatggcagcacaggCATGTAATCCTGGCCCTGGGAAGACGCAGGATGATAAGAAAGAGTTCAAGCTCACCCCTGACTACACAAAGACTTCAAGGCAGGCCTGGGATAAGTGTGCCTCTGTCTCAAGTAAACCCCTATAGCCATGGGCATCCCAAGAGTGGATGTGGTGTTTCCAAGTGTACACCACCCTCTTAAAGCTTCAGGGCCACCAGGCCAGAAGTGTCTAGCAAGACTCTTCAGCCCAGAACAATTAGCTTCATGGGCCTCAATGCAACAGCTTCATTCTTCCCATATTCCATTCAGACTTAGCCAATAAGACTAAAACACCAGTGCCACTTCTGCTGCAGGGTCCAAGCCAGCAGTATTGTCTACTGTGCCCTTTGACCAGCAGTCCCTGGGGCTAGCTCAGCACGCTGCTCCATCAGCTGAAGTTTGAAACATGGGAAGTGGTTTAGAAGTATATTGTCAGCAGTGAGGCCTATGCCAGACTCCCATCACTCCTCTCTGTCAGGGGCTCGGGTGTCTAATTCCCACTGCTGTGAGCCTTGGTTTGAGCTCATCTCTCAGAAGGCCAGCATTGGCTGCCTTTTGGGTCCCACAGACTTACTCCAGCTTACTGAACCCCACAGACACCTCCAGCTTTCAGACAGTCAACTGGTCCGGACACTCAGTGGGTCTCGTTCCTGATTATCACTGCTCTTGGCTCTCGTTATTAGGTAACTGTCACAGCCGAGATGAAACCCCAAGTGGTTTTTTATCTCTAAGGGTATGATAAGGTCAGAAAGTCAGTAAAGGCGGAGGGtgtggcttggtgggtaaaggtgctATTTCATCTGATGAACTGAAATCAGCCATttgaacccacataaaaaagtcAGATACAGGGCtgatgaaatggctcagtggtcaagagcactcaCGACTTCAGCAGAGTTCCTGCGCTCTTAGcctccacatggaggctcactaCTACCcagaattccagttccaggagatctaatggGCATTAGACCTTCTGGTCTCTGCGGGCCATGCacccatgtggtacacatatgtgCTGGCACACTTAAAgagattaaatttttattttaaaattatctcatttttgcttttattttaaaaggtttgttcattttgttgctATGTGAGTGTGTTGTCTGCTGGTCTGTGTATGCTCCTAA
The genomic region above belongs to Rattus rattus isolate New Zealand chromosome 9, Rrattus_CSIRO_v1, whole genome shotgun sequence and contains:
- the Ccdc182 gene encoding coiled-coil domain-containing protein 182, whose protein sequence is MEALFQAGSILMKVNTLQGKKMVESGLQSGDLSLSQSWPSYLPLPADLEILQQKVTAVQAELEDFKKEALKAIRYLEDAFCQMSGVLAQQEEQAARVKQRLREEEDRGIVRNKVLTFLLPREKQLREHCQRLEKMLVRSHDPQRVIKKSQAD